A stretch of Oscillatoria sp. FACHB-1407 DNA encodes these proteins:
- a CDS encoding DEAD/DEAH box helicase: MEPHWQKAIAILNPGTQPRPAQVLALGEQKILKHSRNLIVSAPTNSGKSLLGLLVLLDAVRRGGRALLLEPLRALAREKADELESVSDALGLELGIKLSVQISTGDYRLEDELLSDPPPGGEIIVATPERVEALLRNPANAEWLKTIKAVCVDEAHLISSPQRGLTLECLITSLLCLQNPPRLVLLSATLGDLEPAQTWLAPCDVVRVEERQPPLDKWAIALTEDDDANDTVLSLTANHLQDQKAQILIFVYQTRSTQHLVKLLNDKLGTTLGDLGALAYHAQMSQQQREKVRQAFLAGQSRVMVTTMALALGINLPATHVLIRDNTFPGVGRLSTSELLQMMGRAGRGDRPGTAAVLVRPKDGWRVEELVTALQTEELPSLQSALEKGTGRPVQSGEMPAIAPQVAALLSRWHERGTTTEELKTFLGRSLGGQNLVNQVDQGLAWLEGHWLAYREPEQGRYFLTVLGKKATRAVLPLPIAASYAQLLRDLMSVDPDDELLKQWRSLDHLLILNLLSERPPNLRRYSAKLMQQVDAWCEAHPAQTPLLFRKWIWGQPSNSRASEVLGSLGLQAPKNGKEAEEWAHRTGYLAMFRSIVLWERSQGLKLEEVERQFSVQGLEGIEERWRDELLWLLAGLAKLLDVRTFYFHLKGNCQADLRRVKRMKLCLKQMENQIYKLQEQLKYCSPLGSLLYEIRRFASQGNIKTKVGFQSIRKLEEAGIVSLKELISVEIEDLMKLGIHRRLAEQVKTYVRRRLG; the protein is encoded by the coding sequence TTGGAACCTCACTGGCAGAAGGCGATCGCTATCCTAAATCCTGGAACCCAACCTCGCCCAGCGCAAGTTCTAGCTTTGGGGGAGCAGAAGATCCTGAAGCATTCCCGCAATCTGATTGTTTCGGCTCCAACCAATAGCGGTAAGAGTTTGCTTGGCTTGTTGGTATTGCTTGATGCTGTGAGGCGAGGAGGTCGAGCATTGCTGTTAGAGCCGCTAAGGGCATTGGCACGAGAGAAGGCAGACGAACTAGAAAGCGTATCAGATGCTCTTGGTTTGGAGTTGGGAATAAAGCTGTCGGTGCAAATCTCCACAGGCGATTACCGTTTAGAGGATGAACTGCTTTCAGACCCGCCCCCCGGAGGAGAAATCATCGTTGCGACCCCAGAACGAGTGGAAGCTTTACTCCGTAACCCTGCCAATGCCGAATGGCTAAAAACAATCAAAGCTGTTTGTGTCGATGAAGCTCATCTAATCAGTTCCCCGCAACGAGGACTGACGCTAGAGTGCTTGATTACGTCCCTCCTCTGCCTTCAAAACCCACCCAGACTGGTTCTCTTGTCAGCAACCTTAGGTGATTTGGAACCTGCTCAAACCTGGTTAGCTCCCTGCGATGTGGTGCGTGTGGAGGAAAGGCAACCACCTCTGGACAAGTGGGCGATCGCCCTTACCGAAGATGATGATGCGAACGATACCGTTCTTTCCTTGACTGCCAACCACTTACAAGACCAGAAGGCTCAGATCCTGATTTTTGTTTACCAAACCCGATCGACCCAACATTTAGTAAAACTGCTGAATGACAAGTTGGGCACTACATTAGGAGATTTAGGGGCTTTGGCGTATCACGCCCAAATGAGCCAACAGCAACGGGAGAAAGTTCGACAAGCGTTCCTGGCTGGACAGTCCAGGGTAATGGTAACAACAATGGCTCTGGCATTAGGAATCAATCTGCCTGCGACCCACGTACTAATTCGGGACAATACCTTTCCAGGAGTCGGTCGGCTGAGTACATCTGAGTTACTGCAAATGATGGGTAGGGCAGGACGAGGTGATCGCCCCGGAACGGCTGCTGTGCTAGTGCGCCCGAAAGACGGGTGGCGGGTTGAGGAATTAGTGACAGCCCTCCAAACAGAGGAACTTCCCTCGTTGCAGTCTGCTCTGGAAAAAGGGACGGGTCGTCCCGTTCAATCTGGTGAGATGCCAGCGATCGCTCCCCAAGTGGCTGCCCTACTGTCTCGTTGGCATGAGCGAGGAACGACAACAGAAGAGTTGAAGACGTTTTTGGGGCGATCGCTAGGTGGGCAAAACTTAGTGAATCAGGTTGATCAAGGATTAGCCTGGTTAGAAGGTCATTGGCTGGCGTATCGGGAACCAGAACAAGGACGGTACTTTTTGACGGTGCTGGGCAAGAAGGCAACTCGCGCGGTTCTGCCGTTGCCCATTGCAGCCAGCTACGCCCAACTGCTACGGGATTTAATGAGCGTTGATCCAGATGATGAGTTACTGAAGCAGTGGCGATCGCTCGATCATTTGCTGATCTTGAATCTTCTGTCCGAACGTCCACCTAACTTAAGGCGTTACAGTGCCAAACTTATGCAACAGGTAGATGCTTGGTGCGAAGCACATCCTGCCCAAACCCCATTGCTCTTCCGAAAGTGGATTTGGGGACAGCCTAGCAACTCTCGTGCTTCTGAAGTGCTAGGGTCACTAGGGCTACAGGCTCCCAAAAATGGCAAAGAAGCTGAGGAATGGGCACATCGAACTGGCTACCTCGCCATGTTTCGGTCAATTGTCTTGTGGGAGCGATCGCAGGGACTCAAGCTCGAAGAAGTGGAGCGTCAATTCAGTGTCCAGGGCTTAGAAGGAATTGAGGAACGTTGGCGTGATGAGTTGCTATGGCTACTGGCTGGATTAGCAAAACTATTGGACGTTCGCACGTTCTACTTTCACCTTAAGGGTAACTGCCAAGCTGACTTGAGACGAGTGAAAAGAATGAAGCTTTGCTTGAAGCAGATGGAAAACCAGATTTACAAGTTGCAGGAACAGTTGAAGTATTGTTCTCCTCTAGGTTCTTTACTATATGAAATTCGTAGATTTGCTTCTCAAGGCAACATCAAAACCAAAGTTGGTTTCCAGTCGATTCGCAAGCTAGAAGAGGCTGGGATTGTTAGCTTAAAAGAGTTAATTTCTGTAGAGATTGAGGATTTAATGAAACTGGGAATTCACCGTAGACTAGCTGAGCAGGTTAAGACGTATGTGCGGCGACGGTTGGGGTAG
- a CDS encoding DEAD/DEAH box helicase — protein sequence MVADLQLSPWESSLSQAQQEILQSGLLTSGFNCILQMPTGSGKTWLAEQAIAHTLNQNRRAIYLTPLRALASELTTRWQKRFAPNQVGIFTGDYANSNYPVSYQNAQLLVMTPEKLDVCTRNWRNHWSWLPDVDLVVVDEFHLLGDSNRGARLEAALLRFMRLNPFVRVIGLSATLGNRQELADWLRGLDYCSNQRVVPLQWNVVRYKRAQDKPDLLIGELQRNLATGGKSLVFVQSRRRAEWLAQTLQEAGFHAAHHHAGLDRSSRSQIETQFRNGNLDVLIATATLEMGLNLPARQVVLYDLQGFDGTDFVPLPVNNVWQRAGRAGRPGLDPVGEVVLLAPVWDRQADHYAKGQFEPIRSGLSSAIALAEQVITEIASGLCRTHAQLEAVFSRTLAAVQNRLSSIDRVVDEMLQAGMLVQQEVSGYLQATRLGFIAVRHLISPATVQLFQRVFQEYPDLTFLDLLLIAVSSIDCQPLIPVDYEQLDELATALSTEPSVLLTLPQQELSQLLGIDGKQLLAAMNTALVARTWTRLGDAEQVAEMRGCYAFEVQCLCDSVQRLLLAMKAILQVLESEKAIAQDPERVPLIERIGALERMVSGGLDEGAATLTLIRGIGAKTAKRLKQAGIADIEDLALAELEELVAIPGISEKRATQWLEQALEVVGSHSSAFRYREEPTQNLLTRTQFPIDIDPYRLRRAMDLRIVNREGTSFRVVGGTDPHTVTVSSKKQGCDCPDSAKGHTCKHILAVLLHLGDKTIRNLVQALSNSVACGLDLLQLWVGTPLGSVRWG from the coding sequence ATGGTAGCAGACTTACAGCTTTCTCCTTGGGAGAGTTCCCTTTCCCAAGCACAGCAGGAGATTCTGCAAAGCGGCTTGTTGACTTCTGGCTTCAACTGCATTCTTCAGATGCCAACAGGTAGCGGCAAAACCTGGTTGGCAGAGCAAGCGATCGCTCATACTCTCAACCAAAACCGTCGTGCTATCTATCTCACTCCCCTCCGTGCCCTTGCTAGTGAGTTAACAACTCGGTGGCAGAAGCGTTTTGCGCCCAATCAAGTTGGCATCTTTACCGGAGATTATGCCAACAGTAACTATCCGGTCTCCTACCAAAATGCTCAATTGCTGGTCATGACCCCAGAAAAGCTAGATGTCTGCACCCGTAATTGGCGTAATCACTGGTCGTGGCTTCCTGATGTCGATTTAGTTGTTGTAGATGAATTCCATTTATTAGGGGACTCTAATCGGGGTGCGCGGCTGGAAGCTGCTTTGCTCAGGTTTATGCGCCTTAATCCGTTCGTCCGGGTCATTGGTTTGTCTGCCACATTGGGAAATCGGCAGGAGCTTGCTGACTGGCTACGAGGACTCGACTACTGCTCCAATCAACGGGTTGTTCCTCTCCAATGGAATGTGGTGCGATACAAACGAGCGCAGGACAAGCCTGATCTCCTCATTGGAGAGCTTCAGCGCAACTTGGCGACTGGCGGAAAAAGCCTAGTGTTTGTTCAGAGCCGCAGACGGGCTGAGTGGCTGGCTCAAACGTTACAAGAAGCAGGCTTTCATGCGGCTCATCACCATGCTGGACTCGATCGCTCTTCTCGTAGCCAAATAGAGACACAATTCCGAAACGGGAACCTGGATGTCCTGATCGCCACGGCAACTTTGGAAATGGGTTTGAACTTACCTGCACGTCAGGTTGTACTTTATGACCTACAAGGCTTTGATGGAACTGACTTCGTACCCCTTCCAGTAAACAATGTCTGGCAACGAGCAGGTCGGGCAGGTCGTCCGGGACTAGATCCTGTTGGGGAAGTGGTTCTTCTTGCTCCCGTTTGGGATCGGCAGGCAGACCACTATGCCAAGGGACAGTTTGAGCCGATACGGTCTGGACTTAGTTCAGCGATCGCCCTAGCTGAGCAAGTGATCACCGAGATTGCCAGTGGACTATGCCGCACGCACGCTCAACTGGAGGCTGTTTTTAGCCGAACATTGGCAGCAGTGCAGAACAGACTGTCTTCAATTGATCGAGTAGTCGATGAAATGTTACAGGCTGGGATGCTGGTGCAGCAGGAAGTTTCTGGCTATCTTCAGGCAACACGATTAGGCTTCATCGCAGTACGCCACCTGATTTCCCCTGCTACCGTTCAACTCTTTCAGAGAGTTTTTCAGGAATACCCAGACCTAACGTTTTTAGATTTGCTCCTTATTGCTGTTAGCAGCATCGACTGCCAACCACTGATTCCTGTCGATTACGAGCAGCTAGATGAACTGGCAACAGCCCTCTCCACCGAACCCTCCGTTCTTCTGACGTTGCCCCAACAGGAGTTGAGCCAGCTACTTGGGATCGATGGCAAACAGCTTTTAGCTGCTATGAACACGGCATTGGTAGCCCGTACTTGGACTCGGTTAGGAGACGCAGAGCAGGTTGCAGAAATGCGAGGCTGTTATGCCTTTGAAGTGCAATGCCTATGCGACTCGGTTCAGCGGTTGCTCCTGGCGATGAAGGCGATTCTGCAAGTTTTGGAATCAGAAAAAGCGATCGCACAAGATCCAGAACGGGTGCCACTGATTGAACGAATTGGAGCACTGGAAAGGATGGTTAGTGGTGGGTTAGATGAGGGTGCCGCAACACTAACCTTAATTCGAGGAATTGGCGCAAAAACAGCAAAACGACTCAAGCAAGCAGGAATTGCTGATATCGAAGATTTGGCGTTAGCAGAGCTAGAGGAATTAGTAGCAATCCCCGGAATCTCAGAAAAGCGGGCAACTCAGTGGCTAGAGCAGGCTTTAGAAGTTGTGGGTAGCCACTCATCTGCCTTCCGCTACAGAGAGGAGCCTACCCAAAATCTACTGACTCGAACTCAATTTCCGATTGACATTGACCCCTATCGGCTACGTCGGGCAATGGATTTGAGAATTGTGAACCGAGAAGGAACATCCTTCAGAGTAGTGGGCGGAACCGATCCGCACACGGTCACAGTTTCCTCAAAAAAACAAGGATGTGATTGTCCTGATTCGGCTAAAGGGCATACCTGCAAACATATTCTGGCTGTACTGCTGCATCTGGGCGATAAGACTATACGGAACTTAGTACAAGCCCTATCTAATTCCGTCGCTTGTGGGTTAGACCTGTTACAGCTATGGGTAGGAACACCTTTAGGCTCTGTGAGGTGGGGTTAA
- a CDS encoding cyclic nucleotide-binding domain-containing protein yields the protein MVISAMKGHKQISFPVIRNQRLAPILENLILGTIGVFSILILTGGNPSGFTITLVFFLGTAFFAIKKTRRLLRQQQIFQLNHTTGLDTSKQTVISVLRGWKQLDSNARAWLISTGKSKSLLEGDNLIIEGETIDALYIVLEGELEVRISALPDRKVALLQPGDVVGEMSFVQGYPPSASVIATEDSCVWAIPCSRLNRKLKRDKAFAARFYEALAGILAKRLHITTLVQNSISTGSEQSEKFLEDLSSVGIMSFSPTLDDQ from the coding sequence ATGGTCATTTCTGCAATGAAAGGACATAAGCAAATTTCATTTCCTGTTATAAGAAATCAAAGACTAGCTCCTATCTTAGAAAACTTGATTTTAGGAACTATTGGCGTTTTTTCCATACTTATACTTACAGGTGGTAATCCTTCAGGTTTTACAATCACCCTCGTATTCTTCCTGGGGACAGCATTCTTTGCTATTAAAAAGACCAGAAGATTACTTCGGCAACAGCAGATTTTTCAGTTAAATCACACTACTGGTTTAGATACAAGTAAGCAAACTGTAATTTCAGTGTTAAGAGGTTGGAAACAGCTAGACAGTAATGCTCGTGCATGGCTTATTAGTACAGGTAAAAGCAAGTCTTTGTTGGAAGGTGACAATTTAATTATCGAAGGTGAAACTATTGATGCGTTATATATTGTCTTAGAAGGAGAATTAGAAGTCCGAATTAGTGCTTTGCCTGACCGTAAAGTTGCACTGTTACAACCAGGTGATGTAGTTGGAGAAATGTCCTTCGTACAAGGATATCCACCTTCCGCTAGTGTTATAGCTACAGAAGATTCGTGTGTTTGGGCAATTCCTTGTTCCCGATTGAACAGAAAATTAAAAAGAGATAAGGCTTTTGCTGCTCGTTTTTATGAAGCTCTTGCAGGTATTCTTGCAAAAAGGCTTCATATTACAACCCTTGTTCAAAACAGTATTTCAACAGGTTCTGAGCAGAGCGAAAAATTTTTAGAAGATTTAAGTAGCGTCGGGATTATGAGTTTCTCCCCTACATTAGATGATCAATAG
- a CDS encoding tRNA-guanine transglycosylase yields MAMQAPAANLKRRSLKTRRGDIPFPAYVPVTTFGDKYPLDKLIQPYLPRLASAIMVSYHYAKEVSVDKLPRLPLFVDSSGFAALFAGTEICEQDGLGVLKIPQGEGSETVHPRDVLTLQEAIADVAFTLDFPIPPSLELAEARTRQRLTIANAHWALQNRRRRDLPLYACIQAWNVDSARDCARKYAKAGFDGVAIGGLVPRAKDHSLVLSIVEVVRSEIGELPLHVLGLGNLELVRDLYKAGVDSVDSSSYVKYAADGKLLANPAFQLADPTVTDRLHLALCNLATATGKTLPLSTSEILFSTFSTESRSS; encoded by the coding sequence ATGGCAATGCAAGCACCTGCGGCTAACTTGAAAAGGCGATCGCTCAAAACTCGACGGGGAGATATTCCTTTTCCTGCCTATGTTCCTGTGACGACCTTTGGCGACAAATATCCATTAGATAAGCTAATCCAGCCTTACCTACCTCGATTAGCTTCAGCCATCATGGTTAGCTACCACTACGCCAAGGAGGTCTCGGTAGACAAACTGCCCCGGTTGCCCTTATTTGTTGATTCTAGTGGTTTTGCAGCCCTCTTTGCTGGCACAGAAATCTGCGAGCAGGACGGATTAGGCGTTTTGAAGATTCCGCAGGGTGAGGGTTCAGAAACAGTTCATCCACGGGACGTGCTGACGCTGCAAGAGGCGATTGCTGATGTCGCCTTTACTCTGGATTTTCCGATTCCACCCAGTCTAGAGTTAGCTGAAGCTCGAACCCGTCAACGGCTGACCATTGCCAACGCTCACTGGGCACTCCAAAATCGACGCAGACGAGACTTACCTCTCTACGCCTGTATCCAAGCATGGAATGTGGATTCGGCAAGAGACTGCGCGAGGAAGTATGCAAAAGCGGGTTTTGATGGAGTAGCGATCGGGGGATTGGTACCCAGAGCAAAGGATCACTCGCTCGTGCTATCAATAGTCGAAGTCGTGCGTAGTGAGATTGGAGAGTTGCCTCTGCACGTACTGGGGTTGGGCAACCTTGAGCTTGTTCGGGATCTCTATAAAGCTGGCGTAGACTCAGTAGACAGCAGTTCCTACGTCAAATATGCTGCCGATGGCAAACTGTTGGCTAATCCAGCTTTTCAGCTTGCGGACCCAACCGTGACCGATCGCCTGCATTTAGCTCTTTGCAACTTGGCAACTGCGACTGGAAAAACCTTACCCCTTTCAACGTCAGAAATTCTCTTTTCAACCTTTTCTACGGAATCCCGCTCATCGTGA
- a CDS encoding PD-(D/E)XK nuclease family protein, with translation MQLSKRPAVYALPSYSLTGDLLGFLRCGLQYRYTRIGKLPSTRPVQAWFGQFIHGVLEESYRRFDESRKRGAVELPPWSEETIAEICELIKKRLAAQQLFPWGTDLEELGYARAKAAVNELGPQLFPLIHRAEVRLTGARPLPLAQIPAQYRFREADRYEMMGVIDVVTNVQLYDPDLWGNLLVKELLTDFKARSLKPPGEFEVIIDYKGMRRPSQKPIDPGKPSFWDIYGWQAQTYAHLRQAQEDSLPVMAGVIIYLNELLPTKGDLRRLREEIASGETDVVPEPGSETEQLLREWKDRKGEEPPILPFEFRLKRALRVLPVSEATIAHALQEFDNAVARIEICRGKELQQGRVLSTWEKNAEDESTCTACDARTFCPSYTKESTPKLPEIKSLD, from the coding sequence ATGCAACTTTCTAAACGTCCTGCGGTTTATGCACTTCCTTCCTACAGTCTGACTGGAGATTTGCTTGGCTTCCTGCGGTGCGGGCTTCAATATCGATACACGCGCATTGGCAAACTACCTTCAACTCGCCCCGTACAGGCATGGTTTGGTCAGTTTATTCATGGAGTGTTAGAGGAGTCCTATCGCCGATTTGATGAGTCTCGGAAAAGGGGAGCAGTGGAGTTGCCCCCCTGGTCAGAGGAGACGATCGCCGAAATCTGCGAACTCATCAAGAAACGACTAGCAGCGCAGCAGCTTTTTCCCTGGGGAACAGACCTGGAGGAATTAGGATACGCCAGGGCTAAAGCGGCTGTAAACGAATTGGGACCGCAATTGTTTCCCCTGATTCATCGGGCAGAGGTTCGGTTGACAGGGGCACGACCACTACCACTTGCTCAGATTCCGGCTCAGTATCGCTTCCGAGAAGCCGATCGCTACGAGATGATGGGCGTAATTGACGTTGTGACGAATGTGCAGCTTTACGACCCGGATCTGTGGGGCAATCTGTTGGTGAAAGAGCTTCTAACAGATTTTAAGGCGCGATCGCTCAAGCCTCCCGGTGAGTTTGAGGTGATTATCGACTACAAGGGAATGCGTCGCCCGTCGCAGAAGCCAATTGACCCCGGTAAGCCCAGCTTTTGGGACATTTATGGTTGGCAGGCTCAAACCTATGCTCACTTGCGACAGGCACAGGAAGATAGTTTGCCCGTCATGGCTGGAGTGATTATCTACCTGAATGAGTTGCTGCCGACGAAGGGAGACCTGCGGCGACTACGGGAGGAGATTGCTAGTGGGGAAACGGATGTAGTGCCAGAACCGGGAAGTGAAACAGAACAGTTGCTGCGGGAGTGGAAAGATCGTAAGGGGGAAGAGCCTCCGATTTTGCCGTTTGAGTTTCGACTGAAGCGGGCTTTGCGAGTTCTACCAGTGTCGGAAGCAACGATCGCTCATGCATTACAGGAGTTTGACAATGCTGTTGCCCGGATTGAAATTTGCCGGGGGAAGGAGTTGCAGCAGGGGCGGGTATTGTCCACGTGGGAGAAAAATGCGGAGGATGAGAGTACCTGCACTGCCTGTGACGCTCGAACATTTTGCCCAAGTTACACAAAGGAGAGTACTCCAAAATTACCAGAAATCAAGTCTTTAGATTGA